Proteins from a genomic interval of Lolium perenne isolate Kyuss_39 chromosome 1, Kyuss_2.0, whole genome shotgun sequence:
- the LOC139838647 gene encoding uncharacterized protein isoform X7 yields the protein MQHRSAPPATASAAAAAIALGVGGIEPAVTLDQVPRWSDPDQRLYAPNSSSAAAEAAGGGSEPAASSFLSFSDPLTGDDAGGARGGSSRFPVDHEINSRIYLWRGHPWNLEVDAVVNSTNESLDEGHSSPGLHAAAGSGLTEECATLGGCRTGMAKMTTAYDLPARKVIHTVGPKYAVKYHTAAENALSHCYRSCLELLIENGLESIAMGCIYTEAKNYPREPAAHVAIRTVRRFLEKQIGKIAGVVFCTTSSYDTEIYKRLLPLYFPRDKQEEEIAVSKLPADVGDENGETVIDERKIRIRPLPAGATDRTVATASLDLPLDSGLASKRGTFKLDSYLDPSFMSLIKDPDLRRKEQWEKSSQAQKGFNYSRLLGYGDIGFPPLSAAEEYSLHSRYLAKANSLNLSEIAEMKIIYRAGVDIEGRPVMVVVGAHFLLRCLDLERFVLHVVKEFEPLIQKPYTIAYLHSAASLQPEYISFTQPWG from the exons ATGCAGCACCGCTCGGCGCCGCCGGCCACGGCCTCCGCCGCAGCGGCCGCCATAGCGCTCGGCGTGGGCGGCATCGAGCCGGCGGTCACGCTCGACCAGGTGCCGCGCTGGAGCGACCCGGACCAGCGCCTCTACGCGCCCAACTCCtcgtccgccgccgccgaagccgcgggCGGCGGATCCGAGCCCGCAGCGTCTTCATTCCTCTCCTTCTCCGACCCGCTCACCGGCGACGACGCGGGCGGCGCCCGCGGCGGTTCCTCGCGCTTCCCCGTCGACCACGAGATAAACTCCAGGATCTACCTCTGGCGTGGACACCCGTGGAACCTGGAGGTTGACGCAGTCGTCAACTCCACCAACGAG AGCTTGGACGAGGGGCACAGCAGTCCTGGGCTGCACGCCGCAGCAGGCTCGGGGCTCACGGAGGAATGCGCCACCTTG GGCGGCTGCCGAACTGGGATGGCAAAGATGACCACTGCATATGATCTTCCTGCGAG GAAGGTCATCCATACAGTGGGACCGAAATATGCTGTCAAGTATCACACAGCTGCGGAGAATGCACTTAGTCACTGCTACCGGTCATGTTTGGAACTACTCATTGAGAATGGCCTTGAAAG CATCGCAATGGGTTGCATATACACGGAAGCTAAAAACTATCCTCGTGAACCAGCTGCCCATGTAGCAATAA GGACTGTTAGACGTTTTCTGGAGAAACAAATAGGCAAGATAGCGGGTGTTGTTTTTTGTACTACATCATCATATGATACTGAGATATACAAAAG ATTGCTCCCACTTTATTTTCCTCGGGACAAGCAGGAGGAAGAAATTGCAGTATCGAAACTTCCAGCTGATGTTGGCGATGAGAATGGTGAAACTGTAATAGATGAACGGAAAATAAGAATAAGACCTTTGCCTGCTGGTGCAACAGACAGAACAGTAGCTACAGCTTCACTTGACCTTCCACTTGATTCTGGGTTGGCATCGAAGAG GGGTACTTTCAAGTTGGATTCATATTTGGATCCTTCATTTATGTCACTAATTAAAGACCCGGATCTGCGACGCAAGGAGCAGTGGGAAAAATCTTCTCAAGCTCAAAAGGGATTTAATTACTCTAGGTTGCTTGGATATGGTGATATAGGTTTCCCTCCATTGTCTGCTGCTGAGGAATATTCACTTCATTCACGATACCTTGCTAAAGCAAATTCTCTTAATCTTTCAGAGATTGCTGAAATGAAAATAAT TTATCGCGCTGGAGTTGATATTGAAGGGCGCCCAGTTATGGTTGTTGTTGGTGCACACTTTCTTCTTCGCTGCCTGGATCTTGAGCGATTTGTTCTACATGTAGTGAAG GAGTTTGAACCTTTGATTCAGAAGCCATATACAATTGCGTATCTCCATTCTGCAGCATCATTGCAACC GGAATATATATCCTTCACCCAACCTTGGGGTTGA